Part of the Juglans regia cultivar Chandler chromosome 14, Walnut 2.0, whole genome shotgun sequence genome, CAATTCCCatatgtaaaaacaaacgagccagTCGTCCAATAGTTCATCCCAACCTCTCGGAACAAAGGATATTCAAATCTTATTCAGTACAGGGGTATAAACAAGGAGTACAAACAAACATAGGAACAAGAAATGGAAAGGATATTAAATGCAGAAGAGTGAACAACTCTGCACTTCATCGTTTACCTGCGATCACAGCAGGAAATCCTAGTTACCTAGAGAAGTTTACCATtacgaaaaaaaattttattttctatattcttGTCGTATCGAGCAAGAGCAAGCCCAATCAAGGGAAAAAGCCTACAACTTCCTCACCAAGAGATCTACTCCATGTTCAGGCTCAATAACTAACCTAAGAGCAGGTGCATGGCAGTACttgggggagagggagagggagaagttGGACAGAATGAGAGCTATAAGTATCTTGAGTTCAACCATGGCCAAGTTCTGTCCAAGACACACGCGGGGCCCAACTCCAAATGGCATGTACAAGTGTGGAAGCTTGCAAGCACCCGTTATTCCGTTTGCAAATCTATCTGGGTTGAATCTGTAGGCATCCTGTCCCCAGTTTTCTGGATCAGTATGCAAGGTCAGAACCATAGTCCAGAGGTTGACACCCTTGGGAACATTAATGTCCCCGAATTTCATGTCCTTGAAGGCCTCCCTAGACACCACCGCTACTGGGGGATAAAGCCGCAATGATTCATGAATCACCATCGTGAGCTGCAGGAACAAGAGACCATGTTAATGAgtattaaacaatttaaaagTTTATTCATCTTCTGTTCTCTGTTATTATAGTCGGCAGGAGGACCTGTTTCATCTTCCGAATCATATCCGCATCAGGGGTAGCGCCTCCACAGATGTCAAGAACCTCAGCACGGACACGGTCTTGCCATTCTTGATTTGAAGCCAACAGCATAAGGCACCATGTTGCAGAAACTGCGGTGGTCTCAAACCCAGCCAAGTATATGTTCTTGCAGTTGTCGACAATGAAGCGGTCGGTTGCCTCTTGGCTCAGGTCACTGTTCTGGGCGCCCTCAAGAACCATCTGCAGCAAATCTTTCTCATAGGAGGCTTTCTGTCTCTCCTTCACCACCTGCAGTATCAAATTTCGAACCTCTTTTTCTAATCCCCATGCTTCCCTGTTGCTCCTCGTGGGAAGGTACCTGTAAACATATTCGTGTGCAGAAATCAGTCAAGTCTCCCTATATCTTGAAATTAAGGACATATTGGTTACGAATTTCATGGAAAAATGGTGGCACCTCAAGCCAGGGACTCCAGTGGATAAAACTTTCTTTGACATGGCCTCCTGCAGAGCTCGTAGTTTTACGAAAATCTCCTCCCCTTTGGAATAGTTGCTGCCAAAACATGCTCTTGAGATCACATCGCCTGAGAAACTTCTCATATACTCGTCGATTTTTATGTCTGCGGTTCCACCCTCTGTCTCAATCCTACTCTTCCATGTGTTCAGCAGATTGATTGTAGATTCCGTGATCAAGTTCATCATTCCCTACAGAACGTCCACATATCAATCCATTATTTCTActgttaaaaattaatttaggagcAAAAGAAGAAATCTGTTCTTTGAATTAATCATACCTTAACCTTCTCCATGTATAATTCAGGAGCAAGGATTTTCCTCTGGTGAGCCCAAACAGCGCCATTTGAGGTGAGAATTCCCTGACCAAGCAAAGGACCACGCTCTTTGTGCTGATACGATGGCTTTCCCAAGTCCAAGGATGTGCATGTGGTTATCTCTCTCACGACATCAGGTTCGTTTATGAACAGTATTTGTGTGTTGCCGAGAGAAAACACAAACACATGACCTGTTCAGTGCAGATGCAAGAAACAAAGTGAGAGGCTGCCTAACAGATCATCATCAAACTTAGAAAATGAGTTCAAAACTGAGATGGAAGAAGGGAAAGagatgatgttgatgacttaagCATAATATACCATATTGCTTCCTCCATTGCTCGAAGAAGGGAAAAAGAATTGTGGCACAGTTGTGGGTGACGGGGTTTTCACCGGTGGGAGCATTAATTGTGGTGGTGGATCTTGCCTTCTTTATCTCCCTAATGTTTCCGAGCAGTAAAGTTGGCGGCGGTCCGGTGATGCCTTGGTTCCTGAGCGCAGATCGGAGCCTCTTGGGCTTCACCACCAGAGCATTATACAACCGTATCAGCAATCCAATGAAACCAAGCAGTGCAAAGGACATGAATATCTTTGCAACCAGTTGGAGCTCCATGATTCAAAGTCTCTCTATTAGACCCCACCTGcaactctttctttctcttcagTGGAag contains:
- the LOC108989179 gene encoding cytochrome P450 714C2-like; the encoded protein is MELQLVAKIFMSFALLGFIGLLIRLYNALVVKPKRLRSALRNQGITGPPPTLLLGNIREIKKARSTTTINAPTGENPVTHNCATILFPFFEQWRKQYGHVFVFSLGNTQILFINEPDVVREITTCTSLDLGKPSYQHKERGPLLGQGILTSNGAVWAHQRKILAPELYMEKVKGMMNLITESTINLLNTWKSRIETEGGTADIKIDEYMRSFSGDVISRACFGSNYSKGEEIFVKLRALQEAMSKKVLSTGVPGLRYLPTRSNREAWGLEKEVRNLILQVVKERQKASYEKDLLQMVLEGAQNSDLSQEATDRFIVDNCKNIYLAGFETTAVSATWCLMLLASNQEWQDRVRAEVLDICGGATPDADMIRKMKQLTMVIHESLRLYPPVAVVSREAFKDMKFGDINVPKGVNLWTMVLTLHTDPENWGQDAYRFNPDRFANGITGACKLPHLYMPFGVGPRVCLGQNLAMVELKILIALILSNFSLSLSPKYCHAPALRLVIEPEHGVDLLVRKL